A window from Nitrospira sp. ND1 encodes these proteins:
- the infA gene encoding translation initiation factor IF-1 codes for MPKEDVIEVTGTVAETLPNAMFRVELEHGHRILAHISGKMRMHFIRILPGDKVTVQLSPYDLTRGRITYRFK; via the coding sequence GTGCCAAAAGAAGATGTCATAGAAGTGACCGGCACGGTGGCTGAAACACTCCCGAATGCGATGTTTCGCGTAGAACTGGAACATGGGCACAGAATTTTAGCGCACATCTCTGGAAAAATGCGGATGCACTTCATCCGTATTCTTCCTGGCGATAAGGTGACTGTGCAATTGTCGCCCTATGATCTAACCAGGGGCCGGATTACCTATCGCTTCAAGTAG
- the map gene encoding type I methionyl aminopeptidase translates to MIVFKTPDEVSLMAQASHVVAEVLELLKEKVAPGITTDDLDRMAEEAIRVRGAIPAFKGYRNYPKTLCASVNEQVVHGIPSKRRLKEGDIIGLDLGAIVSGFYGDSAVTVPVGVASSEALRLIQVTEESMYRGIAKAVVGNRLSDVSHAVQTHVEEAGFTVVTEFVGHGIGRQLHEEPQVPNYGRPGQGPRLQVGMVLAIEPMVNMGSSAIRILEDRWTAVTHDGRWSAHFEHTIAIQPNGPARILSQLSH, encoded by the coding sequence ATGATCGTGTTCAAGACGCCGGACGAAGTCTCGTTAATGGCGCAGGCTTCTCATGTGGTGGCAGAAGTGTTGGAGTTGTTAAAGGAGAAGGTGGCACCGGGCATTACAACTGATGATTTGGATCGTATGGCTGAAGAGGCGATTCGAGTTCGTGGTGCCATTCCCGCCTTCAAAGGATATCGGAACTACCCCAAGACGTTGTGTGCATCGGTCAACGAGCAGGTTGTTCACGGAATTCCATCCAAGCGTCGCCTCAAGGAAGGTGATATTATCGGCCTTGATTTGGGAGCGATCGTTTCAGGCTTCTATGGTGACTCCGCTGTGACGGTGCCGGTTGGTGTGGCAAGCAGCGAGGCTCTACGGCTGATTCAGGTGACCGAAGAGTCGATGTACCGTGGCATCGCGAAAGCCGTGGTCGGTAATCGGCTTTCTGATGTGTCACACGCGGTGCAAACTCATGTTGAGGAGGCTGGCTTTACCGTGGTGACTGAATTCGTCGGTCATGGTATAGGACGGCAGCTCCATGAAGAACCTCAGGTTCCAAATTATGGACGGCCAGGGCAGGGGCCGCGTCTTCAAGTTGGGATGGTGTTGGCGATTGAACCCATGGTGAATATGGGCAGCAGTGCGATTCGTATTTTGGAAGATCGATGGACGGCTGTGACTCATGACGGGCGTTGGTCCGCTCATTTCGAGCACACGATCGCCATTCAGCCGAATGGCCCGGCCAGAATTCTGTCACAGTTATCACATTAA
- a CDS encoding adenylate kinase has product MRLVFLGAPGVGKGTQADRVTAQFGWPKISTGDLLREAVRNQTALGIEAKKSMDAGKLVPDNVVIGMVRAKVAEPICQNGFILDGFPRTVPQAEELSGILAERGVSLDRVVNFRVSREDVIRRLSGRRSCPKCQSVFHINFAAPKIEGQCDRCGASLVQRSDDKPETIEARLKVYDEQTAPLIAYYEKKKVLSDLDGSGDMTHVYDRLSRVLAGLGAK; this is encoded by the coding sequence ATGCGTCTCGTGTTTCTCGGTGCACCAGGGGTGGGAAAAGGAACTCAGGCTGATCGGGTGACCGCTCAGTTTGGTTGGCCCAAGATTTCTACCGGAGACCTCTTGAGAGAGGCCGTGAGGAACCAGACCGCTTTAGGGATCGAGGCGAAAAAGAGTATGGATGCCGGGAAACTTGTTCCTGACAATGTCGTTATCGGTATGGTTCGTGCCAAAGTGGCTGAACCGATTTGTCAGAATGGTTTCATCTTAGATGGATTCCCACGGACTGTTCCCCAGGCCGAAGAGTTGAGTGGAATTCTGGCCGAGCGAGGTGTAAGCCTTGATCGCGTCGTTAATTTCCGGGTCTCTCGTGAAGATGTGATTAGACGCCTGAGTGGTCGCCGAAGTTGTCCAAAGTGCCAGAGCGTGTTTCATATAAATTTCGCCGCGCCGAAAATTGAGGGTCAATGTGACCGCTGTGGCGCTTCGCTGGTTCAACGAAGCGATGACAAGCCGGAGACCATTGAAGCCCGTTTGAAAGTTTATGATGAGCAGACTGCGCCGTTAATTGCCTACTATGAAAAGAAGAAAGTCCTGAGTGACCTTGATGGGTCTGGCGATATGACTCACGTTTACGATAGGTTATCGAGGGTGCTCGCTGGGCTTGGCGCTAAATGA
- the secY gene encoding preprotein translocase subunit SecY produces MFERLLTSFQNIFKIPELRTRVLFTLGMLIVYRVGAHIPTPGINGEALSEFLQKQGGALLGFLDIFSGGSLSRLTIFALGIMPYISASIILQLLTVVIPHLSKLAKEGERGRKKIIQYTRFGTIVIALIQGFGIAVGLEQMNQGAFVLSPGWGFRFMTVITLCAGTGFLMWLGEQITERGIGNGISLIIFAGIVARLPAAVAQTFDLYKVGQLSFPLLVVLTLIMFGVVAAIVFLESGRRKVPVQYAKRVIGRRVYGGQSTHIPLKINTAGVIPPIFASSIIAFPATIAGFFETPWIKAIGSQLAPGSLLYTLMYVGLIVFFCFFYTAVVMNPVDMADNLKKYGGFVPGIRPGQRTSDYIYSVLTKITFAGAIYLAIVCVIPEFLIYKLNMPFYFGGTSLLIVIGVGLDTAQQIESHLLNRNYDGFLQKGKLRGRTT; encoded by the coding sequence GTGTTTGAGCGTCTGCTGACTAGTTTTCAAAACATCTTCAAGATCCCTGAGCTCCGTACCCGCGTGTTGTTTACGCTGGGGATGCTTATCGTCTATCGTGTCGGCGCTCACATTCCCACGCCTGGTATCAATGGAGAGGCTCTTTCTGAGTTCCTGCAGAAGCAAGGTGGTGCGCTTCTAGGCTTCCTGGATATTTTTTCCGGTGGCTCCCTCTCACGACTGACAATCTTTGCGCTGGGGATCATGCCCTACATCAGCGCATCGATTATTCTTCAGCTGTTGACGGTGGTCATTCCTCACCTCTCAAAATTAGCGAAAGAGGGCGAACGAGGCCGGAAGAAAATTATTCAATACACACGATTCGGTACGATCGTCATCGCTTTGATTCAGGGATTCGGCATTGCCGTCGGCCTTGAGCAAATGAACCAAGGAGCGTTCGTGCTCAGCCCAGGCTGGGGTTTCCGATTCATGACCGTTATTACGCTCTGCGCCGGAACCGGCTTTCTGATGTGGCTGGGCGAGCAAATTACAGAGCGTGGTATCGGGAACGGTATTTCGCTCATTATTTTTGCAGGAATTGTGGCCAGGCTCCCTGCCGCCGTTGCTCAAACGTTCGATCTGTATAAGGTCGGCCAACTGAGTTTTCCGCTCTTGGTCGTATTGACGCTCATCATGTTTGGGGTGGTAGCTGCCATCGTCTTTTTGGAGAGCGGGCGAAGAAAAGTGCCGGTTCAATATGCAAAAAGAGTTATTGGTCGACGGGTTTACGGTGGGCAAAGTACACATATTCCCCTCAAGATCAACACGGCAGGAGTCATTCCTCCCATTTTCGCTTCGTCGATTATTGCCTTTCCCGCCACCATTGCCGGGTTTTTTGAAACGCCGTGGATTAAGGCTATTGGCTCACAGTTAGCCCCAGGATCGCTGCTGTATACCTTGATGTATGTCGGCCTGATCGTCTTCTTCTGCTTCTTTTATACTGCGGTGGTGATGAACCCCGTTGATATGGCAGATAATTTGAAAAAATACGGTGGGTTCGTTCCTGGAATCAGGCCGGGGCAACGTACCTCCGACTATATTTATTCGGTATTGACGAAAATTACTTTTGCCGGCGCGATTTATCTCGCCATCGTCTGCGTGATTCCGGAGTTTCTTATCTACAAACTGAATATGCCTTTCTATTTCGGGGGTACCTCTCTACTGATCGTGATCGGGGTCGGGCTTGATACGGCTCAGCAAATCGAGTCGCATCTACTGAATCGCAATTACGATGGATTTCTTCAGAAGGGTAAACTTCGGGGCCGGACGACGTAA
- the rplO gene encoding 50S ribosomal protein L15 encodes MKLHDLAPSRGAKHKRKRIGRGPGSGHGKTATKGHKGLKARSGGGKRPGFEGGQMPLIRRVPKYGFTNQFRTEYTIINLKSLADLETTEAITPQLLMNEGLVRRKGELIKILAQGELTKPLVVQAHKFSKSAEAKIQAAGGRAEVIPCV; translated from the coding sequence ATGAAGCTGCATGATCTTGCTCCTTCCCGAGGAGCGAAACACAAGCGGAAGCGAATCGGGCGCGGTCCAGGGTCCGGTCATGGAAAGACCGCGACTAAGGGTCACAAGGGTCTTAAGGCTCGCTCAGGCGGGGGGAAGCGCCCTGGGTTTGAGGGTGGCCAAATGCCCTTGATTCGTCGGGTCCCGAAGTATGGCTTCACGAATCAATTTCGAACTGAGTATACGATCATTAATTTGAAAAGTCTGGCTGATCTGGAGACGACAGAAGCCATTACGCCCCAACTCTTGATGAATGAAGGCCTTGTGCGACGAAAGGGAGAGCTGATTAAGATCCTTGCCCAGGGAGAGCTCACGAAGCCTCTAGTGGTTCAGGCTCATAAGTTCAGCAAGTCAGCAGAGGCAAAGATTCAGGCAGCCGGGGGGAGGGCCGAGGTCATTCCCTGTGTTTGA